A single Phoenix dactylifera cultivar Barhee BC4 chromosome 1, palm_55x_up_171113_PBpolish2nd_filt_p, whole genome shotgun sequence DNA region contains:
- the LOC103706051 gene encoding uncharacterized protein LOC103706051 isoform X2 — MPSLMTMLPVCSAVPSCCSNSQISLCVGNRAFYPLQKVLEGVARDISFRRHASKCVHSLVVEKPCQSGSLDSSIFSPYPNEFDDIVRGFSKEYFESESENWCYSTREISGLYLTAEDLKDVEISKLSGPSVLPDELGNDVADEVSSDSVPAETMVSPDIEQPQDIAQNAMTSTITDSPAPVSNTFKVANEGFLNLKESIDNFISGITESINTSIGEVEGAAKNSYGAFTLSVSDTIKSVTKSFDSMATGLFSSVANSKEQASSELTGYSSALKENVYRTGTLAVDILRRTIITSEDTLANAATFVVYSYASAKSLLPPDVRDVLELSEEKAVQILSPVGAAFQKVYIIVEGFEKNIGLDLNDPIVPFILLLGTSATIGISYWLLKYGGYSGDLAPEITLEMLKKEENVVLIDVRPEDLRERDGVPDLRRTARAKYASVTLPEIDGSIKKLLKAGRGIDDALTAVVICNLKIVKDQSKVIIMDANGGRSKAIARSLRTLGVKKPYMVQGGFQSWMKKGLRIKELKSETPLTVLNEEAEAILEDIKPTSTLVVGYGLGISVAIYALLEWEKTLQIIGLIGLGQILKSTNKRESQPSAASFIAII, encoded by the exons ATGCCAAGCTTGATGACGATGCTGCCAGTCTGCTCCGCCGTACCGAGCTGTTGTTCTAATTCCCAG ATATCTCTGTGTGTAGGCAACAGGGCTTTTTACCCACTGCAGAAAGTTCTAGAGGGTGTTGCTCGAGATATATCCTTCAGAAGACATGCTTCTAAATGTGTACATTCACTAGTTGTAGAAAAGCCTTGTCAGTCGGGCTCCTTGGATTCCTCCATATTCTCTCCCTACCCAAATGAATTTGATGATATAGTACggggattttcaaaagaatatTTTGAAAGTGAGTCCGAGAACTGGTGTTACTCAACAAGAGAGATAAGTGGATTATATCTGACTGCTGAGGACCTAAAAGATGTTGAGATTTCAAAATTATCAGGGCCCTCTGTGCTGCCTGATGAACTTGGCAATGATGTTGCAGATGAGGTAAGCAGTGACAGTGTTCCAGCAGAAACAATGGTATCACCAGATATAGAACAACCACAAGATATAGCCCAAAATGCTATGACAAGTACTATTACTGACAGTCCAGCACCAGTTTCCAACACATTCAAGGTGGCTAATGAGGGATTCCTGAATCTGAAGGAAAGTATTGATAATTTTATATCTGGAATTACTGAATCTATAAACACATCAATAGGTGAAGTGGAAGGTGCTGCAAAAAACTCATATGGTGCTTTTACTTTATCGGTTTCAGATACAATCAAAAGCGTGACAAAATCATTTGACAGTATGGCCACTGGCTTATTTTCTTCAGTTGCTAACTCCAAAGAACAGGCTAGTAGTGAATTGACAGGCTACTCAAGTGCACTTAAGGAAAATGTGTATAGAACAGGCACTTTGGCTGTTGACATATTGAGACGGACGATTATAACTTCGGAGGATACTTTAGCAAATGCAGCAACATTTGTTGTTTATTCTTATGCATCAGCAAAGTCATTACTTCCGCCAGATGTTAGGGATGTACTAGAATTATCTGAGGAGAAAGCTGTACAGATTCTGAGTCCTGTTGGTGCTGCTTTCCAAAAG GTATACATCATTGTTGAaggatttgaaaaaaatattggtCTGGATCTCAATGATCCCATAGTGCCATTCATACTTTTACTTGGAACTTCAGCCACAATAGG aATATCTTACTGGTTATTAAAGTATGGTGGGTACTCTGGTGATTTGGCTCCTGAAATAACTTTGGAGATGctgaaaaaggaagagaatgTTGTACTTATTGATGTCCGGCCCGAG GATCTCAGGGAGAGAGATGGTGTTCCTGATCTTCGACGGACAGCCAGGGCTAAATATGCAAGCGTGACCCTCCCTGAG ATTGATGGTTCAATAAAGAAACTGCTAAAGGCGGGCAGAGGGATTGATGATGCCTTGACTGCAGTTGTCATCTGCAACTTGAAAATTGTTAAA GATCAGTCAAAGGTCATCATTATGGATGCTAATGGTGGTCGGTCTAAAGCCATTGCAAGATCCTTGAGAACACTTGGGGTGAAG AAACCTTACATGGTTCAAGGTGGCTTCCAATCATGGATGAAGAAGGGTCTCCGTATTAAAGAGCTCAAATCTGAGACCCCACTGACTGTATTAAATGAG GAAGCTGAGGCAATCCTTGAGGATATTAAACCTACATCGACACTTGTAGTTGGTTATGGTCTG GGAATTTCTGTGGCTATCTATGCTTTACTAG AATGGGAGAAGACACTGCAGATCATTGGTCTTATTGGCCTTGGACAG ATACTTAAGAGTACCAACAAGAGAGAAAGTCAACCATCAGCAGCAAGCTTTATTGCAATTATATAG